Proteins from one Strix uralensis isolate ZFMK-TIS-50842 chromosome 14, bStrUra1, whole genome shotgun sequence genomic window:
- the NDFIP1 gene encoding NEDD4 family-interacting protein 1, with amino-acid sequence MAAAAAEPSSGRYQQLQNEEEPGETAPVVNDAPPPYSSISAENTAYFDYKDESGFPKPPSYNVATTLPSYDEAERTKAEATIPLVPGRDDDFVTRDDFDDTDQLRIGNDGIFMLTFFMAFLFNWIGFFLSFCLTTSAAGRYGAISGFGLSLIKWILIVRFSTYFPGYFDGQYWLWWVFLVLGFLLFLRGFINYAKVRKMPDTFSTLPRTRVLFIY; translated from the exons ATGGCGGCCGCGGCCGCCGAGCCCAGCAGCGGCCGGTACCAGCAG CTGCAGAATGAAGAGGAGCCAGGCGAGACTGCACCAGTGGTGAATGATGCCCCTCCGCCTTACAGCAGCATTTCTGCGGAGAATACAG cttaTTTTGACTACAAGGATGAGTCAGGATTTCCTAAGCCTCCATCTTACAACGTGGCCACAACACTGCCTAGTTATGATGAGGCGGAGAGAACCAAGGCTGAAGCCACAATTCCCTTGGTTCCTGGAAGG GATGATGACTTTGTGACACGGGATGACTTTGATGACACCGACCAGCTGAGGATAGGAAATGATGGCATTTTCATGCTGACTTTCTTCA tgGCATTCCTCTTCAACTGGATTggatttttcctgtctttctgtcTGACTACTTCAGCTGCAGGACGATATGGGGCCATCTCTGGGTTTGGTCTGTCTCTTATTAAGTGGATCCTTATTGTTAGG ttctccaCTTATTTTCCTGGTTACTTTGATGGCCAATATTGGCTTTGGTGGGTCTTCCTCGTACTAG gttttctgctgtttctcagaggaTTTATTAATTATGCAAAGGTTAGGAAGATGCCAGATACTTTTTCCACTCTCCCCAGAACCAGAGTTCTCTTTATTTACTAA